A genomic window from Corynebacterium fournieri includes:
- the greA gene encoding transcription elongation factor GreA gives MAESQQQYITPEMKAKLEAELQQLIDNRPVIAAEINERREEGDLKENAGYDAAREQQDQEEARIKQISEILSNSTTERNNIVEGVAHIGSVVHVYYNDDKDDRETFLIGTRAASTDNADLETYSEHSPLGAAVVGAAEGETRKYTAPNGREISVTIVSAEPYDSVKASTPRAK, from the coding sequence ATGGCTGAATCCCAGCAGCAGTACATCACCCCGGAAATGAAGGCCAAGCTCGAGGCCGAGCTGCAGCAGCTCATCGACAACCGCCCGGTCATCGCGGCGGAGATCAACGAGCGACGCGAAGAGGGCGACCTCAAGGAGAACGCCGGCTACGACGCCGCCCGTGAGCAGCAGGACCAGGAGGAGGCGCGCATCAAGCAGATCTCCGAGATCCTGTCCAACTCCACCACCGAGCGCAACAACATCGTCGAGGGCGTCGCCCACATCGGCTCCGTCGTCCACGTCTACTACAACGACGACAAGGACGACCGCGAGACCTTCCTCATCGGCACCCGCGCCGCCTCCACCGACAACGCAGACCTGGAGACCTACTCGGAGCACTCCCCGCTCGGTGCCGCGGTAGTCGGCGCCGCAGAGGGCGAGACCCGCAAGTACACCGCCCCGAACGGCCGGGAGATTTCCGTCACGATCGTCTCCGCTGAGCCGTATGATTCAGTCAAGGCCTCCACGCCCCGCGCGAAGTAG
- a CDS encoding Bax inhibitor-1/YccA family protein, whose translation MRSTNPVLRNLPEKVANNGYEGGQTATLPGRAPEIDRNRPMTVDDVVTKTSITLGVIVAFAAVNFVIFLSGNVGLGSILTFVGAIGGFITTLVHAFRREFGSKTVTLIYAAFEGLFLGGFSLVVSGWFTAGGADAGLMIFQAILGTIGVFIGMLVIYRRGAIRVTPRFNRILTGLIFGVAIMALGNLLLAVFTGVSPLRDGGTMSIIFGVVCIVLAALSFLQDFDLADKLVRTGAPENAAWGVALGLAVTLVWLYTEILRLLSYFSDDR comes from the coding sequence GTGAGAAGCACTAACCCCGTTCTGCGCAACCTTCCTGAGAAGGTGGCCAACAACGGTTACGAGGGCGGCCAGACCGCCACGCTGCCGGGGCGCGCGCCCGAGATCGATCGAAACCGCCCGATGACGGTGGACGATGTGGTGACCAAGACCAGCATCACCCTGGGCGTCATCGTTGCGTTTGCGGCGGTGAACTTCGTTATCTTCCTGTCCGGCAACGTGGGCCTGGGCAGCATCCTCACCTTTGTCGGCGCCATCGGCGGATTCATCACCACCTTGGTGCACGCCTTCCGCCGCGAGTTCGGCTCCAAGACGGTGACGCTGATCTACGCCGCGTTCGAGGGCTTGTTCCTCGGCGGCTTTTCCCTCGTGGTCTCCGGCTGGTTCACGGCAGGCGGTGCGGACGCGGGGCTGATGATTTTCCAGGCGATCCTGGGCACCATCGGCGTGTTCATTGGCATGCTCGTGATATACCGCCGCGGCGCAATCCGCGTGACACCGCGGTTTAACCGCATCCTGACCGGCCTCATTTTCGGCGTGGCCATCATGGCGCTCGGAAACCTGCTGCTGGCCGTGTTCACCGGCGTTTCCCCGCTGCGCGACGGTGGCACGATGTCCATCATCTTCGGCGTGGTCTGCATCGTGCTGGCAGCTCTGTCCTTCCTGCAGGACTTCGACTTGGCTGACAAGCTCGTGCGCACCGGCGCACCGGAGAATGCGGCCTGGGGCGTCGCCCTCGGCCTGGCTGTGACCCTGGTGTGGCTCTACACCGAGATTCTGCGCCTGCTGTCGTACTTCTCCGACGACCGCTAG
- a CDS encoding DUF4307 domain-containing protein, producing the protein MSTTTTRPADRYGRANGSGGTVGGKVVAVIAVLLIGALLFFGARTIMNRFNEPVRAEFISQEHIDDSTGRLWIDVTRKHPDTPAYCIVTAVDYSHAEVGRREVILPAGGEEHSRIAVDVPVREPLVSGRIYGCSENLPFYMDPQSSFYAAR; encoded by the coding sequence GTGAGCACTACCACCACCCGCCCCGCCGACCGTTACGGCCGCGCCAACGGCTCCGGCGGCACTGTCGGCGGCAAGGTCGTGGCCGTCATCGCGGTACTGCTCATTGGCGCGCTGCTGTTTTTCGGTGCGCGCACGATCATGAACCGCTTCAATGAGCCGGTGCGCGCCGAGTTCATTTCGCAGGAGCACATCGACGACTCCACGGGCCGACTCTGGATCGACGTGACCCGCAAGCACCCGGACACGCCTGCGTACTGCATCGTCACCGCCGTGGACTACTCGCACGCCGAGGTCGGCCGCCGCGAGGTGATCCTGCCCGCCGGCGGCGAGGAGCATTCCCGCATTGCCGTCGATGTGCCGGTGCGCGAGCCGCTCGTGTCCGGCCGCATCTACGGCTGCTCGGAGAATCTGCCCTTCTACATGGACCCGCAGAGCAGCTTCTACGCAGCACGGTAG